In one Gemmatimonadota bacterium genomic region, the following are encoded:
- a CDS encoding dicarboxylate/amino acid:cation symporter, whose amino-acid sequence MALYNKILIGLVLGVVAGLVANVADLAWLQVFLQTVEPVGTIFIRLITMVVIPLVVASLLIGTASLGDIRKLGRIGGKTIAFYLSTTAIAVTIGLVLSQVVRPGSRIDPVTRDSLAATFAEEAAGRVDLAMSKPSLVEVLVNMVPSNPVSAAANGDMLPLIIFTIIFGAAVSIIREDRRDAVLGFFHGVNDAVLVLIDWIMKLAPYAVFALIASVVSQFGLDLLQSLALYAITVVAGLLLHALGTYGLVMRFVVRMNPATFFKRIAEAPLVAFSTSSSNATLPLTMETAEEDLGISNEVSSFVLPLGATINMDGTALYQAVAVMFIAQIYAVPLDVGAQLTIVLTATLASVGTAGVPSAGIIMLIMVLQSVGMQEQTAAGIALILGVDRILDMLRTAVNVTGDLTAASFVARTEGESLIPRPVDHPLPMGKG is encoded by the coding sequence ATGGCCCTGTACAACAAGATCCTGATCGGTCTGGTGCTCGGCGTCGTCGCCGGACTGGTCGCCAACGTCGCGGACCTCGCGTGGCTCCAGGTTTTCCTGCAGACGGTCGAGCCGGTGGGTACGATCTTCATCAGGCTGATAACCATGGTGGTGATCCCGCTGGTGGTCGCGAGTCTGCTGATCGGCACCGCGTCGCTGGGCGACATCCGCAAGCTCGGCCGCATCGGGGGCAAGACGATCGCGTTCTACCTGAGCACCACCGCGATCGCGGTGACAATCGGCCTGGTTCTGTCACAGGTGGTGCGACCCGGTTCTCGCATCGACCCGGTCACCCGGGACAGCCTGGCGGCGACCTTCGCTGAGGAAGCCGCGGGTCGGGTCGACCTCGCCATGAGCAAGCCGAGCCTGGTAGAGGTCCTCGTCAACATGGTCCCGTCGAACCCCGTGTCCGCGGCGGCCAACGGAGACATGCTACCGCTGATCATCTTTACGATCATCTTCGGCGCCGCGGTGAGCATCATCCGCGAGGATCGCAGGGACGCCGTCCTGGGCTTCTTCCACGGGGTAAACGACGCCGTGTTGGTGTTGATCGACTGGATCATGAAGCTGGCGCCCTACGCGGTGTTCGCGCTCATCGCCTCGGTAGTGTCGCAGTTCGGGCTGGACTTGTTGCAGTCCCTGGCCCTGTATGCCATCACCGTGGTGGCCGGTTTGCTCCTGCACGCGCTGGGTACCTATGGGCTGGTAATGCGGTTTGTCGTACGCATGAACCCCGCGACGTTCTTCAAACGCATCGCGGAGGCGCCGCTGGTGGCCTTCTCCACCTCGAGTTCCAACGCCACGCTGCCGCTGACCATGGAGACGGCCGAGGAGGATCTGGGCATCTCCAACGAGGTGAGCAGCTTCGTGCTGCCCCTGGGCGCCACCATCAACATGGACGGGACGGCCCTCTATCAGGCGGTCGCGGTGATGTTCATCGCGCAGATCTACGCGGTCCCGCTGGACGTGGGGGCGCAGTTGACGATAGTGCTCACCGCCACGCTGGCGAGCGTCGGCACCGCGGGCGTGCCGAGCGCGGGCATCATCATGCTGATCATGGTGCTCCAGTCCGTCGGCATGCAGGAGCAGACCGCGGCCGGCATAGCGCTGATCCTGGGCGTAGACAGGATTCTGGACATGCTCAGGACGGCGGTGAACGTGACCGGCGACCTGACCGCCGCGTCGTTCGTGGCCAGGACCGAAGGCGAGAGCCTGATTCCCAGGCCGGTGGACCACCCGCTGCCCATGGGGAAGGGCTAG